The DNA sequence TCATCGCCACCACCCCACCGGCCTCGGCTCCTTACAGATTTGACAAGCTCGGAGAGAAACAAAGGAATTCCCTGCGTATCCCGATATATAATTTTTCGCTCCAAAGCATCAGCAACATCTTGACCCAGTGCTTGGACGCAGAATCGATAGGATTCATCCTCAGAAAAAGGGCTCAAGGTAAGCTCTTTCACTTGCATTTGACTACGAGAAGCGAGCTCTTTTAGTATAGCTCGTGGACGACGCCCACTGACAAGCCGGCTCGTGGTAAATATTACGCAACGGCCCTTGACGGATTGAACGAGCCCTTCCAAGAGGTGGAGGGAGAGATCATCAAACCACTGGAGGTCCTCCAGGACAAGAACAGCGGTCCGAGGACCTCTAATACCTCTTAAGACCTCACCGATGATCCGACCTAAAGCAACGGGGTTAAAATCGGGAAACAACGATGCAAGTTCGTACGAACCCGTTCCTCGACGGTTCGCTTGAAGTTCGGGAAAAACGGATGCCAGGAGAGATACTTTCAGAGGATCCACAGCAACACTATTCAGGTCGACAAGCCCTCCTACATCCTCGAAAAGATCATGCCAGGGGCTGAACGGCGAGAGAGCACCAGCTTCGTAGGCCTTACACCGGAAGATCATGCTTTGGTCACCATCATGAAGTCGAAGAACGTGACGAACAAGAGCGGTCTTCCCGATCCCTGATTCACCGATAAGACTGATACAGAGACATTCCTCAGGGTTGGTCGCCATGACCGATATGATGCTCTCCAACTCGACACCTCGCCCGAAGAAAAAATCACCGGATGCCCCGTTACCGATCCCAGACGATCTAGACGACAGCAGACGGCTCGCAAAAGCCGTAGCCCTTGAGCTGGGAACGATACCCAGATCCTCGATCAGACGTTGCCGGAGCTGTCCGAACAAATTCAGAGCCTGGGAAAGGTGCCCATCCTCCCCGTCAAGCTCCATGAGCTCAAGACAGGAATCCTCGTCATGAGGATCAAGTCGGATCAAGGCTGACAGAGCAGCCCTTCGCTCCCAACGATTCTGCGCATCGTGAGCAGCGCTTGCACGAGAGCGAAGCTCTGAGAGAATTCGATCCTTCCACCGAAAACGTTCGGCCCTGAGCCACTCCGTATATTCGTCACTTTCAGGCACCTCAAATCCCAGAAGAAACTCCTGGCAGAGCCTCTCCCACGCAGAAAAGGAGAGATCACTCAGCGAGTCAATGTCTTCCAGATCAGAGACAACTCCGTCATCAAGCTGGACCTGTCGTCTGTCGCTGAGAACGGTTCCAGAAGGGAAAGCTCTTTTCAGTTGATACAAGGCATTTCTTAAGTTGTTGCTGGCGATTTCTCTGTCTCGCCCTCCCCATAACAAAGAAGCCAGCCGCTCTCTGGCGACAGGCCCATTGCAGGCCAGGTAATACAACAGGGCCTCAACCTTTCGCAGAGGAATGGAGATCCTCTCGCCGTCGACCCATATCTCTGGGGAGCCCAAACACCGGATAAGAACGGCCACAGTCGTCACCCTCTAGAAGCGAAGAGTACAGGTCATAGCGAGATCCTGGGGCAGAGGCTTCTTGCAGGGGCTCCATCACCAAAGAGTCCCGGTTCCCTCCTCTCCCAGAGAGCATCGTACACCTGACCAATCAAGGTCCGTCTTGCCATCCGTACACGTCCTCCTTCGACTATCATCATTGAACCAATGACAACCCCATCATGAAAAGACCGACTTGACAATCCACTTCAACCTTCACGCCAACAGACCAACCTCTTCCTGAACCCCCTGGAGCAAGACCTCGTCGGCAATATAAGCGGCAGCGATCCGCTGTTCCTCATAAAAAGCTCGATCATTCTCCAGAAAGGGGACGGACTCCCTCAAAAGGTCGTACGCCCGTCTTGTTCCCCGACCTAAAGGGAAATCTCCCTGGAGGTCGACAGCCTGAGCAGCGCACATCCACTCAATGCCTAAAACGGTTTGAACGTGCTCCACGATGGTTCGTGCCTTCCTGGCACCTATGGTCCCCATACTCACGTGGTCCTCCTGACCAGCAGACGTAGGAATTGAATCCACACAAGCAGGGTGAGCGAGGATTTTGTTCTCTGAGACCAACGCAGCTGCAGCATACTGAGGAACCATAAAGCCACAGTTAATGCCTCCCTGACGAACCAGAAAGGCCGGTAATCCGTGGTTGAGGGCTGGATCCACCAGTTTAGCAATCCGCCGTTCCGAGATGTTCCCCAACTCTGCTACAGCGATACCCATAGTATCCGCCGCAACTGCTACAGGCTGCCCATGGAAATTACCACCAGAAAAGACATCCCCCGTATCGGTAAACACCAAGGGGTTGTCCGTAGCAGCGTTAAGCTCCGCATCCACCACAGAGCGAACGTATGCCAGAGCCATACGACTGGCACCGTGAATCTGGGGGATACACCGTAGAGAATACGCATCCTGCATCCGAACCTGGCCCTGATGGGTCACTGCGGAACTCCCATCCAGAAGCTTCCGAAGGTTAGCTGCC is a window from the Dethiosulfovibrio peptidovorans genome containing:
- the hutH gene encoding histidine ammonia-lyase → MSEKKKRVILDGDSLSLDQFVAVTRHGAVVELLPKSIEKIEASRRVVEDLLIQGRPMYGINTGFGRFADVAIPENEINLLQLNLIRADAVGVGEPLPVDVVRGILLLRANSIIKGYSGARLEVIQLLLDMLNRRVHPVIPAKGSVGASGDLCPLSHMVLPMIGEGEVELNGTILPGKDGLRSVGLVPVELRAKEGLALINGTPVMTSLAALGLHDALVLQRSADIVAALTVESLRGIVDAFDPRIHDIRGQIGQVESAANLRKLLDGSSAVTHQGQVRMQDAYSLRCIPQIHGASRMALAYVRSVVDAELNAATDNPLVFTDTGDVFSGGNFHGQPVAVAADTMGIAVAELGNISERRIAKLVDPALNHGLPAFLVRQGGINCGFMVPQYAAAALVSENKILAHPACVDSIPTSAGQEDHVSMGTIGARKARTIVEHVQTVLGIEWMCAAQAVDLQGDFPLGRGTRRAYDLLRESVPFLENDRAFYEEQRIAAAYIADEVLLQGVQEEVGLLA